A genome region from Cyanobacteriota bacterium includes the following:
- a CDS encoding DUF4912 domain-containing protein, which translates to MTKERPPLEEMTLRQLRKVASEYNISRYSRMRKEQLLEEIQAIERSQTSPAVPPRVVEAQTEVEASKFEVGQQDLTGGDLASVDEGLPDLPGGYGESRAVLLPRDPQWAYAYWDIPNEHKEEIRRQGGQQFALRVYDVTDIDVNYQAPHSIQEYPCDELARDWYIPIPVSDRDYVVEIGYRCGDGRWLKLVRSAPVHIPPVYPSDWIEDHFITVSWDDDLRGKTVFKLITPSQRYAMGMTGNAIYDQIFGMAQDAEAQRVAGSMFGSMQHVPGSVFGSVHLTETVSSYVFPSGVGMWAIPTGVLPTISGMASGIGFSASAAPIRPRKFWLVADAELIVYGATEPDATVTIAGRPIKLNSDGTFRFQMSFPDGLIDYPIMAVAADGEQTRAIHMKFVRETPERRTNTKEEAVLEWLN; encoded by the coding sequence ATGACTAAGGAACGTCCCCCGTTGGAAGAGATGACATTGCGCCAGTTACGGAAGGTAGCTAGCGAGTACAACATTTCTCGCTATAGTCGGATGCGCAAGGAGCAGTTGTTGGAAGAAATTCAAGCGATCGAACGTAGTCAGACCTCTCCGGCAGTGCCACCTCGTGTAGTTGAAGCCCAGACTGAGGTGGAGGCTAGCAAGTTTGAGGTTGGTCAACAAGATTTGACTGGGGGCGACTTGGCCTCTGTAGATGAGGGATTGCCCGATTTGCCCGGTGGCTATGGCGAAAGTCGAGCTGTATTGCTGCCTCGCGATCCGCAATGGGCCTATGCTTACTGGGACATCCCCAACGAGCATAAGGAAGAGATTCGGCGGCAAGGTGGTCAGCAGTTTGCGCTGCGGGTTTACGATGTTACGGACATCGACGTGAACTACCAAGCACCCCACAGTATTCAGGAGTATCCCTGCGATGAGCTGGCTCGTGACTGGTATATTCCTATTCCAGTTAGCGATCGCGACTACGTTGTAGAGATTGGCTATCGCTGTGGTGATGGTCGTTGGTTAAAGCTGGTGCGCTCGGCACCTGTGCACATCCCGCCAGTTTATCCCTCTGATTGGATTGAGGATCACTTCATTACCGTGTCGTGGGACGATGATCTGCGCGGTAAGACGGTCTTCAAACTGATTACTCCTAGCCAACGTTATGCTATGGGCATGACTGGTAATGCTATCTACGACCAGATCTTTGGCATGGCTCAAGATGCAGAAGCCCAGCGTGTCGCTGGCTCTATGTTTGGCTCGATGCAACATGTTCCTGGATCTGTCTTCGGTTCTGTCCATCTGACAGAGACCGTTAGTTCCTATGTGTTTCCATCTGGTGTAGGAATGTGGGCCATACCTACTGGTGTGCTACCTACTATCTCTGGTATGGCATCTGGTATTGGTTTCTCAGCTTCGGCTGCGCCAATTCGTCCTCGCAAGTTCTGGTTAGTTGCTGATGCTGAGTTGATTGTTTATGGGGCAACTGAGCCGGATGCCACAGTGACGATCGCTGGTCGCCCGATTAAGCTCAATTCCGACGGTACCTTCCGGTTCCAGATGTCTTTCCCGGATGGGCTAATCGACTATCCCATCATGGCAGTTGCTGCAGATGGTGAGCAAACTCGTGCTATCCACATGAAGTTTGTGCGTGAAACTCCAGAGCGTAGAACTAATACCAAGGAAGAAGCAGTGCTAGAGTGGTTGAACTAG